A genomic region of Kineococcus rhizosphaerae contains the following coding sequences:
- a CDS encoding DUF475 domain-containing protein has protein sequence MILKTYGWAFGVTALGLVLAVLYDGWAGIGLVAILAVLEISLSFDNAVVNATVLRRMNAFWQKIFLSVGIIIAVFGMRLVFPLLLVGITASLTPVEAVRLALQKGDPEEPGTYGYLLNAAHPTIAAFGGMFLLMLFLNWIFGEKEHHWLAPLERLLEKVGRVEAMSTIVGGAILFLVAETFAQDHAQTVLASGILGMVVYLLVNGLGELFNVEDDDEEDDEDAPEGAGEPRAARGPSQLAVVGGKAAFFLFLYLEVLDASFSFDGVIGAFAITNDAIVIAIGLGVGAMYIRSMTVHLVREGTLSQYVFLENGALWAIGALAAILLYSIEHEVPEVVTGLIGVAFIVAALITSIVHNRQHPEDKHLDRTPQHAS, from the coding sequence GTGATCCTCAAGACCTACGGGTGGGCCTTCGGCGTCACCGCACTGGGCCTGGTGCTGGCCGTGCTCTACGACGGCTGGGCCGGCATCGGGCTCGTCGCGATCCTGGCCGTCCTGGAGATCAGCCTCTCCTTCGACAACGCGGTCGTCAACGCGACGGTGCTGCGGCGGATGAACGCCTTCTGGCAGAAGATCTTCCTGTCCGTCGGCATCATCATCGCCGTCTTCGGGATGCGGCTGGTCTTCCCGCTGCTGCTGGTCGGCATCACGGCCAGCCTCACCCCCGTCGAGGCGGTCCGGCTGGCTCTGCAGAAGGGCGACCCGGAGGAACCGGGCACCTACGGGTACCTGCTCAACGCCGCGCACCCCACGATCGCGGCCTTCGGCGGCATGTTCCTGCTGATGCTCTTCCTCAACTGGATCTTCGGGGAGAAGGAGCACCACTGGCTCGCCCCGCTGGAGCGGCTGCTGGAGAAGGTCGGCCGCGTCGAGGCCATGTCGACCATCGTCGGCGGCGCGATCCTGTTCCTCGTCGCGGAGACCTTCGCGCAGGACCACGCCCAGACGGTGCTGGCCTCCGGGATCCTCGGCATGGTCGTGTACCTGCTGGTCAACGGGCTGGGTGAGCTCTTCAACGTCGAGGACGACGACGAGGAGGACGACGAGGACGCACCGGAAGGCGCCGGGGAGCCCAGGGCGGCCCGCGGGCCCTCGCAGCTGGCCGTCGTCGGCGGCAAGGCCGCCTTCTTCCTGTTCCTCTACCTCGAGGTCCTCGACGCGTCCTTCTCCTTCGACGGCGTCATCGGCGCGTTCGCCATCACCAACGACGCGATCGTCATCGCCATCGGCCTGGGGGTCGGCGCGATGTACATCCGGTCCATGACGGTCCACCTGGTCCGCGAGGGCACGCTCTCGCAGTACGTGTTCCTCGAGAACGGCGCCCTGTGGGCCATCGGGGCGCTGGCGGCGATCCTGCTCTACAGCATCGAGCACGAGGTGCCCGAGGTCGTCACGGGGCTGATCGGGGTCGCGTTCATCGTGGCGGCGCTGATCACCTCGATCGTGCACAACCGGCAGCACCCCGAGGACAAGCACCTGGACCGGACGCCGCAGCACGCGAGCTGA
- a CDS encoding TerD family protein translates to MAVSLTKGQKLSLSKTGGGELTRVFMGLGWDAVARGLFRKKSVDIDLDASVLLFDASRKLVDEVWFQQLRSKDGSVTHTGDNLTGEGDGDDEVIHIDLPAVPANVASLVFTVSSFTGQNFSQVQNAVCRLVDAGQPAEVELARYELSDAGPHTAQIMAKLTREGSGWAMTAIGAPAQGRHIRDLRDAVAAHL, encoded by the coding sequence ATGGCCGTGAGCCTGACCAAGGGCCAGAAGCTGTCGCTGAGCAAGACCGGGGGCGGTGAGCTCACCCGCGTCTTCATGGGCCTGGGCTGGGACGCCGTGGCCAGGGGCCTGTTCCGCAAGAAGTCCGTGGACATCGACCTCGACGCCAGCGTCCTGCTCTTCGACGCCTCGAGGAAGCTCGTCGACGAGGTGTGGTTCCAGCAGCTGCGCAGCAAGGACGGCTCGGTCACCCACACCGGGGACAACCTCACCGGCGAGGGCGACGGCGACGACGAGGTCATCCACATCGACCTGCCCGCCGTGCCCGCGAACGTCGCCTCGCTGGTCTTCACGGTCTCCAGCTTCACCGGGCAGAACTTCTCCCAGGTGCAGAACGCCGTGTGCCGGCTCGTCGACGCCGGCCAGCCCGCCGAGGTCGAGCTCGCCCGCTACGAGCTGTCCGACGCCGGCCCGCACACCGCCCAGATCATGGCCAAGCTGACGCGCGAGGGGTCGGGCTGGGCCATGACCGCCATCGGCGCCCCCGCCCAGGGCCGGCACATCCGCGACCTGCGCGACGCCGTCGCGGCCCACCTGTAG
- a CDS encoding HpcH/HpaI aldolase/citrate lyase family protein — protein MRHFSTLDEDQTQRLFLHRPRPVDVTADRDQLAVALGATLYCPATRQKLAGDLLKLARRGVLSAVACLEDSVPDHRVAEAEEILVRELAGLARTPEWTAGSPLMLFVRTRTPAQLLDVVDRAGVGLECLQGFVVPKFGGAGQPDPHEWLEAVRTASARAGRRLWAMPVLESRDVAHLDTRQAALFAIRDVLDAHRDVVLAVRTGATDLSAAYGLRRPRGQTVWDVRVVADVLGDVINVLGRADGTGYPITAPVWEHFSSGERVFRTSLAASPFAEGAEELREQLIADDLDGLVRELVLDRVNGLQGKTVIHPSHVAVVHATSVVTHEDFCDASDVVAQDGGGAMASAYRNKMNEAGPHRAWAERVLLRARAFGVAREDVSYAHLLQAQDDAWRAYRAAADAATADVATDGADVA, from the coding sequence GTGCGGCACTTCAGCACCCTCGACGAGGACCAGACGCAGCGGCTCTTCCTGCACCGCCCGCGCCCCGTCGACGTCACCGCCGACCGCGACCAGCTCGCGGTCGCCCTCGGGGCCACGCTGTACTGCCCCGCGACCCGGCAGAAGCTGGCCGGGGACCTGCTCAAGCTCGCCCGCCGCGGGGTCCTGTCCGCCGTGGCGTGCCTGGAGGACTCCGTGCCCGACCACCGCGTGGCCGAGGCCGAGGAGATCCTCGTTCGCGAGCTCGCGGGCCTGGCCCGGACCCCCGAGTGGACCGCGGGGTCCCCGCTCATGCTGTTCGTCCGCACCCGGACCCCCGCGCAGCTGCTCGACGTCGTCGACCGGGCCGGGGTGGGCCTGGAGTGCCTGCAGGGCTTCGTCGTGCCCAAGTTCGGCGGCGCGGGCCAGCCCGACCCGCACGAGTGGCTCGAGGCCGTCCGGACCGCCTCGGCGCGCGCGGGCCGGCGGCTGTGGGCCATGCCCGTCCTGGAGAGCCGCGACGTGGCCCACCTCGACACCCGGCAGGCCGCCCTGTTCGCCATCCGCGACGTGCTGGACGCCCACCGCGACGTCGTCCTGGCCGTGCGCACCGGCGCCACCGACCTGTCCGCCGCCTACGGCCTGCGCCGGCCCCGCGGGCAGACCGTCTGGGACGTGCGCGTCGTCGCCGACGTGCTCGGCGACGTCATCAACGTCCTCGGCCGCGCCGACGGGACCGGGTACCCCATCACCGCCCCCGTCTGGGAGCACTTCAGCTCCGGTGAACGCGTCTTCCGCACCTCCCTGGCCGCCTCGCCGTTCGCCGAGGGGGCCGAGGAGCTGCGCGAGCAGCTCATCGCCGACGACCTCGACGGCCTCGTGCGCGAACTCGTCCTCGACCGCGTCAACGGGCTGCAGGGCAAGACCGTCATCCACCCCTCGCACGTCGCCGTCGTGCACGCCACGTCCGTGGTCACCCACGAGGACTTCTGCGACGCCAGCGACGTCGTCGCCCAGGACGGCGGCGGGGCGATGGCCTCGGCCTACCGCAACAAGATGAACGAGGCCGGACCGCACCGGGCCTGGGCCGAGCGGGTCCTGCTGCGCGCGCGGGCGTTCGGGGTGGCCCGTGAGGACGTCTCCTACGCCCACCTGCTGCAGGCCCAGGACGACGCCTGGCGCGCCTACCGCGCCGCCGCCGACGCCGCCACCGCCGACGTCGCCACCGACGGGGCCGACGTCGCGTGA
- a CDS encoding HAD family hydrolase: MRLLAASDLDQTLVFSSRSAQADPAGLVPVEEYRDATISWVTPGAWSVLADLVASGGFVPVTTRTPEQYARIRWPQEPPRYAVCANGGVVLVDGVPDADWDTAVRERLRASAPLADVVAVLTRLARELLAVVPGSQEPSVREVPGLFGYVVLREGQREALEGPRLGDLTARFDAWGYAVSLQGRKLYAVPRPLTKSAAVAEVVTRCGAEGFVAAGDSLLDVDLLLAAQSARRPRHGELLRTGWQDPGVELTDAAGAAAGEEIARWLLARTAG, encoded by the coding sequence ATGCGGTTGCTCGCGGCCAGCGACCTGGACCAGACGCTCGTCTTCTCCTCCCGCTCGGCGCAGGCCGACCCCGCCGGGCTGGTCCCCGTGGAGGAGTACCGGGACGCGACGATCTCCTGGGTCACCCCCGGGGCGTGGTCGGTGCTCGCCGACCTCGTCGCCTCGGGCGGTTTCGTCCCGGTGACCACCCGGACGCCCGAGCAGTACGCCCGGATCCGGTGGCCGCAGGAGCCGCCGCGGTACGCGGTGTGCGCCAACGGCGGGGTCGTCCTCGTCGACGGGGTCCCCGACGCGGACTGGGACACGGCCGTGCGGGAACGGCTGCGGGCCTCGGCGCCGCTGGCGGACGTGGTGGCCGTCCTGACGCGGCTGGCCCGCGAACTCCTCGCCGTGGTGCCCGGGTCGCAGGAACCGTCGGTGCGGGAGGTCCCCGGCCTGTTCGGCTACGTCGTCCTGCGCGAGGGCCAGCGGGAGGCGCTCGAGGGCCCCCGGTTGGGCGACCTCACCGCCCGGTTCGACGCGTGGGGGTACGCGGTGTCGCTGCAGGGGCGCAAGCTCTACGCCGTCCCGCGCCCGCTGACGAAGTCGGCGGCCGTCGCCGAGGTCGTCACCCGTTGCGGAGCGGAGGGTTTCGTCGCCGCGGGGGACTCCCTGCTGGACGTCGACCTGCTGCTGGCGGCGCAGTCCGCGCGTCGTCCGCGGCACGGGGAACTGCTGCGCACCGGGTGGCAGGACCCGGGCGTGGAACTCACCGACGCGGCCGGGGCCGCGGCGGGTGAGGAGATCGCCCGCTGGTTGCTGGCCCGGACCGCGGGCTGA
- a CDS encoding neprosin family prolyl endopeptidase produces the protein MDVGTIEENPQAGRRRSLLSAPHLDRPPLDRPPGDPAVAAERLEEIRQHHLDRYRRREVVAATTTPAGDRVDWVPVESQAPGRPAEPPEAPETPEAPEAAGSGVGAERPTRSAARPPVEQGPPGTVPLLRKDIDAMRPVGTLQDYLAKGLHPRIVTPPDNPNRPETGAAHEYAHAWQTVTNYGTEGYVNTWKPYVQWSNEFSLGQQWTVRGTGTGLQTLEVGAQTYKDVYGDWEPHLFIYYTTTGYTSSGDDVGGYNTDVRGWVQVATSSFPGMRVAESVAGGDQYDLFVKVQLHQGNWWVRIGAEWMGYYPASLYSETGLRSMADQTDWGGEIVDDTVNHPESSQTDMGSGAFAREGWTHAAYMRNLRYQSDDAGTMTDLQGTPQVTDATEYDISADFSGTSGWGSYFYWGGPGAA, from the coding sequence ATGGACGTCGGCACCATCGAGGAGAACCCGCAGGCCGGTCGGCGCCGGTCGCTGCTGTCGGCGCCCCACCTCGACCGGCCCCCGCTCGACCGCCCGCCGGGCGACCCGGCGGTCGCCGCGGAGCGGCTCGAGGAGATCCGCCAGCACCACCTCGACCGCTACCGCCGGCGGGAGGTCGTCGCGGCGACGACCACACCCGCCGGGGACCGGGTCGACTGGGTCCCCGTGGAGTCCCAGGCGCCGGGGCGGCCCGCCGAACCCCCCGAAGCTCCCGAAACTCCCGAAGCCCCCGAGGCCGCGGGGTCCGGCGTCGGCGCCGAACGGCCCACCCGGTCCGCGGCACGGCCGCCCGTCGAGCAAGGGCCACCCGGAACGGTTCCGTTGCTGCGCAAGGACATCGACGCCATGCGGCCGGTCGGCACCCTGCAGGACTACCTGGCCAAGGGCTTGCACCCGCGCATCGTCACCCCGCCCGACAACCCCAACCGGCCCGAGACCGGCGCCGCGCACGAGTACGCCCACGCCTGGCAGACGGTCACCAACTACGGGACCGAGGGGTACGTCAACACCTGGAAACCCTACGTGCAGTGGTCGAACGAGTTCTCCCTCGGCCAGCAGTGGACCGTGCGGGGCACCGGCACGGGGCTGCAGACCCTCGAGGTGGGCGCGCAGACCTACAAGGACGTCTACGGCGACTGGGAACCGCACCTGTTCATCTACTACACGACCACCGGGTACACGAGCAGCGGCGACGACGTCGGCGGCTACAACACCGACGTCCGGGGGTGGGTGCAGGTCGCCACGAGTTCCTTCCCGGGCATGCGGGTCGCCGAGAGCGTCGCCGGTGGCGACCAGTACGACCTGTTCGTCAAGGTGCAGCTGCACCAGGGCAACTGGTGGGTCCGCATCGGGGCCGAGTGGATGGGGTACTACCCGGCCAGCTTGTACTCCGAGACGGGGCTGCGGTCGATGGCCGACCAGACCGACTGGGGCGGGGAGATCGTCGACGACACGGTCAACCACCCCGAGAGCTCCCAGACCGACATGGGCAGCGGCGCCTTCGCCCGCGAGGGGTGGACGCACGCGGCGTACATGCGGAACCTGCGCTACCAGAGCGACGACGCCGGGACCATGACGGACCTGCAGGGGACCCCGCAGGTCACCGACGCCACCGAGTACGACATCTCCGCCGACTTCAGCGGGACCAGCGGGTGGGGTTCGTACTTCTACTGGGGCGGACCGGGGGCCGCGTGA